The following proteins are co-located in the Mobula birostris isolate sMobBir1 chromosome 26, sMobBir1.hap1, whole genome shotgun sequence genome:
- the cactin gene encoding splicing factor Cactin yields MGSGVDGGRSHRERDQGKRERERSRGTERERSRDRERERSRDGERERSRGTERERSRDRERERSRDGKRERSRGTERERSRDRERERSRDGKRERSRDGERERSRDGERERSRDGERERSRDGERERSRDGERERSRDGERERSRDGERERSRDGERERSRDGERERSRDGERERSRDREKERSRDGDRKGVRRRRGSRSDSRSPGRRRSRCERGSRPSRSRRRRSSSGSRSRSPRSDRSASSSSSSSSSSSNHSGISSHTSRLLSLQEKLKEKAEKKRQRELAKAMETPEEKRARRLARKEAKERKKREKMGWSEEYMGYTNADNPFGDNNLLGTFIWQKALEKKGISHLTEKDLKDRNKRIQEDNRLELQKVKQLRLEREREKSLREQELEMLQREKEAEHFKTWAEQEDYFHLQQAKLRSKIRIMGGRAKPIDLLAKYISAEDDDLAVEMHEPYTFLNGLTASDLEDLLEDIRVYMELEQGKNADFWRDMTTITEDEISNLKKLEASGKGPGERREGINTSVSTDVQSVFKGKTYNQLQALYQNIEAKIKTGGSNLDIGYWETLLQQLKAYMARARLRERHQDVLRQKLYKLKQEQGVESEPLFPILKSEPQSPKDNRDHSNLSSSDHSSAENSPLRSQDEAKEVPGTCEGNAEEENAEGEAEGEAVLTEEDLIQQSLDDYDAGKYSPRLLSTHELPMDTHIVDAEEDLQKLLMARQQLQVTGDASESAEDAFVRKAKEGMGTDEAQFSVEMPLTGKVYLWADKYRPRKPRFFNRVHTGFEWNKYNQTHYDFDNPPPKIVQGYKFNIFYPDLIDKRATPQYFLEPCADNKDFAILRFHAGPPYEDIAFKIVNREWEYSHRHGFRCQFANGIFQLWFHFKRYRYRR; encoded by the exons ATGGGCTCGGGGGTGGATGGCGGTCGGAGTCACCGGGAGCGGGAccagggaaagagggagagggagcgatcccGGGGCACGGAGAGGGAGCGATCccgggacagggagagggagcggtcCCGGGACggggagagggagcgatcccGGGGCACGGAGAGGGAGCGATCccgggacagggagagggagcgatcccGGGACGGGAAGAGGGAGCGATCCCGGGGCACGGAGAGGGAGCGATCccgggacagggagagggagcgatcccGGGACGGGAAGAGGGAGCGGTCCCGGgacggggagagggagcggtcccgggacggggagagggagcggtcccGGGACGGGGAGAGGGAAAGGTCCCGGGACGGGGAGAGGGAAAGGTCCCGGGACGGGGAGAGGGAAAGGTCCCGGGACGGGGAGAGGGAAAGGTCCCGGgacggggagagggagcggtcccGGGACGGGGAGAGGGAAAGGTCCCGGgacggggagagggagcggtcccGGGACGGGGAGAGGGAAAGGTCCCGCGACAGAGAGAAGGAGCGGTCCCGGGACGGGGATCGGAAGGGGGTCCGGCGCCGGAGGGGGAGCAGGAGCGACAGCCGCAGCCCGGGCCGAAGGCGATCGAGATGCGAGCGCGGGTCCAGGCCGAGCAGATCCCGCCGCCGGCGCTCGTCCTCTGGCTCCCGTTCCCGGTCTCCACGCTCCGACCGCTcggcctcctcctcctcttcttcttcttcctcttcctccaaCCACTCGGGCATTTCGAGCCATACCAGCCGCTTGCTGAGCCTCCAGGAGAAGCTGAAGGAGAAAGCGGAGAAGAAACGGCAGCGAGAACTGGCCAAGGCCATGGAGACCCCCGAGGAGAAGCGAGCCCGCCGGCTAGCCAGAAAGGAGGCCAAAGAGAGAAAGAAGAGGGAGAAGATGGGCTGGAGCGAGGAGTACATGGGCTACACGAACGCTGACAATCCCTTTGGAGACAACAACCTACTTGGGACCTTCATCTGGCAAAAG GCACTAGAGAAAAAAGGCATCAGTCATCTCACTGAAAAAGATTTGAAGGACAGAAACAAgagaattcaagaggacaaccgTTTGGAACTGCAGAAG GTGAAGCAGCTTCGTCTGGAACGGGAGCGGGAGAAAAGTCTGCGGGAACAGGAGTTGGAGATGTTGCAGCGGGAAAAAGAAGCAGAACACTTCAAGACCTGGGCAGAACAAGAAGATTATTTCCACTTACAGCAAGCCAAACTGAG ATCAAAGATCCGTATTATGGGAGGTCGAGCGAAGCCGATAGACCTTCTTGCTAAATACATCAGTGCAGAAGATGATGACCTAGCTGTAGAAATGCATGAACCATACACATTCCTAAATGGGCTGACTGCTTCAGACTTGGAAGACCTCCTTGAGGATATCAGA GTTTACATGGAACTGGAGCAAGGCAAGAATGCTGACTTCTGGAGAGATATGACGACTATTACTGAGGATGAAATCAGTAATCTGAAAAAACTGGAAGCTTCAGGAAAAGGGCCAG GAGAGAGACGAGAAGGAATCAATACTTCGGTGAGCACTGATGTTCAGTCAGTGTTCAAAGGCAAAACCTACAACCAGCTTCAAGCACTGTATCAAAACATCGAAGCGAAAATCAAAACTGGTGGTTCAAATCTGGACATTGGCTACTGGGAAACTTTACTGCAGCAACTCAAGGCGTATATGGCCAGAGCCAG gtTGCGTGAAAGACATCAGGATGTATTGCGACAGAAGCTGTACAAACTGAAGCAGGAGCAAGGGGTGGAAAGTGAGCCCTTGTTTCCAATTCTGAAGAGCGAGCCACAGTCTCCCAAGGACAA TAGAGATCACAGCAACCTTTCCTCATCCGACCACTCTAGTGCAGAGAACTCTCCTCTCAG GTCACAGGATGAAGCCAAAGAAGTACCGGGAACTTGCGAGGGGAATGCAGAAGAGGAGAATGCGGAGGGTGAAGCTGAGGGAGAAGCAGTCCTCACCGAGGAGGATCTGATACAGCAGAGCTTGGATGACTATGACGCTGGCAAATACAGTCCCAGGCTACTGAGCACACATGAACTGCCGATGGACACTCACATTGTAGATGCTGAGGAGGACCTGCAGAAGCTGTTGATGGCACGGCAGCAGTTACAAGTGACTG GTGATGCCAGTGAGAGTGCTGAAGATGCATTTGTACGCAAAGCCaaggagggaatgggaaccgatgagGCTCAGTTCAGCGTGGAAATGCCCTTGACGGGCAAAGTCTATCTGTGGGCTGACAAATACCGACCCAGAAAGCCACGGTTCTTCAATCGCGTCCATACTGGCTTTGAATGGAACAAGTACAACCAAACCCACTATGATTTCGACAACCCTCCTCCCAAGATCGTGCAGGGTTACAAATTCAACATCTTTTACCCAGACCTTATCGACAAGCGGGCAACTCCTCAGTATTTCCTTGAGCCGTGTgcggacaacaaagattttgccatTCTTCGCTTCCATGCCGGTCCTCCCTATGAAGATATTGCCTTTAAAATTGTAAACCGGGAATGGGAGTACTCTCACCGGCATGGTTTC